From Pedococcus aerophilus, one genomic window encodes:
- the rraA gene encoding ribonuclease E activity regulator RraA — translation MTVTPTADLVDEHGEDLQSCSLQLRQYGARTAFAGTVTTIRCHRDNALVKATLAQPGAGKVLVVDGDGSLESALMGDLIAASAVANGWEGVVIHGAIRDVAAIGALDLGVKALGSNPRKSAKDGVGDTDVVVSFGGVDFAPGLLLTSDDDGIVVTRPTD, via the coding sequence GTGACCGTCACCCCGACCGCCGACCTCGTCGACGAGCACGGCGAGGACCTCCAGTCCTGCTCGCTCCAGCTGCGGCAGTACGGCGCCCGCACCGCCTTCGCGGGGACGGTCACCACCATCCGCTGCCACCGTGACAACGCCCTCGTCAAGGCGACCCTGGCCCAGCCGGGCGCGGGCAAGGTGCTCGTCGTCGACGGCGATGGATCGCTGGAGTCGGCGCTCATGGGCGACCTCATCGCTGCGAGCGCCGTCGCCAACGGCTGGGAGGGCGTGGTGATCCACGGCGCCATCCGCGACGTGGCGGCCATCGGCGCGCTCGACCTCGGGGTCAAGGCGCTCGGCTCCAACCCCCGCAAGAGCGCGAAGGACGGCGTCGGCGACACCGACGTGGTGGTGTCGTTCGGTGGGGTCGACTTCGCCCCCGGCCTGCTCCTCACCAGCGACGACGACGGCATCGTCGTCACGCGGCCGACCGACTGA
- a CDS encoding IclR family transcriptional regulator, which translates to MANAPAARHTLELLTLLARHTEPLPAGAIARELGLPRSSTYHLLAVLRDHGFVTHLEEERRYGLGVAAFELGSAYQRQAPLQRIARPLLGRLVDSTTHNAHLAVLHGRDVLYVIEERAPGRPLLVTDVGVRLPASLTASGLAMLAELPAAQVRALFPHRDSLVQRDGHGPTTVGELRRELTAVRARGYAVEDGSVSAGLSSVARAVLDHTGHPVAGIALTFPRDEVDEAERARLVAAVGRAAATLTARIGGVR; encoded by the coding sequence GTGGCCAACGCCCCTGCCGCCCGGCACACCCTGGAGCTCCTGACGCTCCTCGCGCGCCACACCGAACCGCTCCCGGCCGGCGCGATCGCGCGCGAGCTCGGCCTCCCCCGCTCGTCGACGTACCACCTGCTCGCCGTCCTGCGGGACCACGGCTTCGTCACGCACCTCGAGGAGGAGCGCCGGTACGGCCTGGGAGTCGCGGCCTTCGAGCTCGGGTCCGCCTACCAGCGCCAGGCACCGTTGCAGCGCATCGCGCGACCGCTGCTCGGACGGCTCGTCGACTCCACGACCCACAACGCGCACCTCGCCGTGCTGCACGGCCGGGACGTCCTCTACGTCATCGAGGAGCGCGCGCCCGGGCGACCCCTGCTGGTGACCGACGTGGGCGTGCGCCTGCCCGCGTCCCTCACCGCGAGCGGGCTCGCGATGCTCGCCGAGCTCCCGGCCGCCCAGGTGCGCGCGCTGTTCCCGCACCGCGACTCGCTCGTCCAGCGCGACGGGCACGGGCCGACCACCGTGGGCGAGCTGCGGCGTGAGCTCACGGCGGTGCGCGCCCGCGGCTACGCCGTCGAGGACGGCTCGGTCAGCGCCGGACTGTCCTCCGTCGCGCGGGCGGTCCTCGACCACACCGGTCACCCCGTGGCAGGCATCGCCCTCACCTTCCCGCGTGACGAGGTCGACGAGGCCGAGCGCGCCCGACTGGTCGCCGCGGTGGGTCGGGCCGCGGCGACGCTCACCGCCCGCATCGGCGGGGTCCGCTGA
- a CDS encoding D-alanyl-D-alanine carboxypeptidase family protein encodes MSEQRRERLRRTVVVLLTLVAVSGATAYAATRGDDPAPVRSATAGQAPKKADTPAPATTAENAGAQGFAPVVTDRIPAPTKSISLDAPVPGTTNMQPGAAAAFKAAFAGAKAAGLSPQIKSAWRSERYQQVLFDRAVTKYGSRAEAAKWVLPPLSSAHVKGYAVDVRPENVAAWLEDNGAQYGVCRAYDNEWWHFEYVASSTCPPRKPDAAG; translated from the coding sequence ATGTCGGAGCAGCGTCGCGAACGGCTGCGCCGGACCGTCGTCGTCCTCCTCACCCTCGTGGCCGTCTCCGGCGCGACGGCGTATGCCGCGACCCGGGGAGACGACCCGGCCCCCGTGCGGTCGGCGACGGCTGGGCAGGCCCCGAAGAAGGCCGACACACCCGCACCCGCCACGACGGCGGAGAACGCTGGGGCACAAGGGTTTGCGCCCGTGGTCACCGACCGGATCCCGGCACCCACCAAGAGCATCTCTCTCGACGCGCCGGTCCCGGGCACCACCAACATGCAGCCCGGCGCGGCCGCTGCCTTCAAGGCCGCGTTCGCCGGGGCGAAAGCTGCCGGACTGTCGCCGCAGATCAAGTCGGCCTGGCGCAGCGAGCGCTACCAGCAGGTGCTCTTCGACCGCGCCGTGACGAAGTACGGCTCCCGTGCCGAGGCAGCGAAGTGGGTGCTGCCTCCGCTCTCCTCGGCCCACGTCAAGGGGTATGCCGTCGACGTCCGGCCCGAGAACGTCGCCGCTTGGCTCGAGGACAACGGGGCGCAGTACGGCGTGTGCCGCGCCTACGACAACGAGTGGTGGCACTTCGAGTACGTCGCGAGCAGCACCTGTCCGCCTCGCAAGCCCGACGCCGCCGGCTGA
- a CDS encoding PhoX family protein → MAVERRTFLKGGAATAGGLALAGPFSGLVAGPAAGATPGAAPGAAGSTGRGGAAFRGLRPTPDLRDGKVRLHLPEGFSYRSFHDTESPVTLDDGTALPGRHDGMGAFRPRRRKDGHRDDPDSGDRRGGGKDHDDDTVVLVRNHEVNNPGPAFGPVGDHTYDPMAKGGCTVIEVSTRGEVRRSWTGLNGTMMNCSGGQMPWGAWVTCEETVNGPDVGPDFTGASNIPLTKPHGYVFEVPTTGRASGRPITRAGRFAHEAVAFDPKDGYLYLTEDNFAFPSGYYRYKPKRHPMKSGHLDNDGQLQMLAVKGMPNAHLEAEQRRGASYKVQWVDIDDPDPTFPYTPGQVAPTTNDQAIVHVGDQGRAQGAAGFSRLEGQVYDDGVIYFTSTQGGGEAMTGPDNVDGYGRGFGQVWAYDTRSERLRLVYQSPGKATFDFPDNITVSNRGTLVVCEDDDEDNYVRGLSPRGQLWDIALNRVESSRTGLPRYDDEFAGSTFSPDGQTLFVNIQASAGMSFAIWGPWKSIGV, encoded by the coding sequence ATGGCAGTCGAACGACGCACATTTCTCAAGGGGGGCGCCGCCACCGCCGGCGGCCTGGCCCTGGCCGGACCGTTCAGCGGGCTCGTGGCCGGACCGGCGGCCGGAGCGACGCCCGGCGCCGCACCCGGCGCCGCGGGATCGACGGGGCGGGGCGGTGCGGCCTTCCGTGGCCTGCGCCCCACGCCGGACCTGCGCGACGGGAAGGTGCGGCTGCACCTGCCGGAAGGTTTCTCCTACCGGTCCTTCCACGACACCGAGTCACCGGTGACCCTCGACGACGGCACCGCCCTGCCGGGGCGGCACGACGGCATGGGGGCGTTCCGTCCCCGTCGTCGCAAGGACGGACACCGTGACGACCCCGACTCCGGTGACCGGCGCGGCGGCGGCAAGGACCACGACGACGACACGGTCGTGCTGGTCCGCAACCACGAGGTGAACAACCCCGGTCCGGCCTTCGGCCCGGTCGGCGACCACACCTACGACCCGATGGCCAAGGGAGGCTGCACCGTCATCGAGGTCAGCACCCGGGGCGAGGTCCGACGGAGCTGGACCGGCCTCAACGGCACGATGATGAACTGCAGCGGCGGCCAGATGCCGTGGGGCGCCTGGGTCACCTGCGAGGAGACGGTCAACGGCCCCGACGTCGGCCCGGACTTCACCGGTGCGTCGAACATCCCGCTGACCAAGCCGCACGGCTACGTCTTCGAGGTGCCGACCACCGGTCGCGCCTCCGGCCGACCGATCACGCGGGCCGGCCGCTTCGCCCACGAGGCAGTGGCCTTCGACCCGAAGGACGGCTACCTCTACCTGACCGAGGACAACTTCGCGTTCCCCTCGGGCTACTACCGCTACAAGCCCAAGCGGCACCCCATGAAGAGCGGCCACCTCGACAACGACGGCCAGCTGCAGATGCTCGCGGTGAAGGGAATGCCGAACGCCCACCTCGAGGCGGAGCAGCGCCGCGGGGCGAGCTACAAGGTCCAGTGGGTCGACATCGACGACCCGGACCCGACCTTCCCCTACACGCCGGGACAGGTCGCGCCGACGACCAACGACCAGGCGATCGTCCACGTCGGTGACCAGGGACGGGCGCAGGGCGCCGCCGGGTTCTCCCGGCTCGAGGGCCAGGTCTACGACGACGGCGTCATCTACTTCACCTCCACCCAGGGTGGCGGCGAGGCCATGACCGGACCGGACAACGTCGACGGGTACGGCAGGGGCTTCGGCCAGGTCTGGGCCTACGACACGAGGTCCGAGCGGCTGCGGCTCGTCTACCAGTCCCCGGGCAAGGCGACCTTCGACTTCCCGGACAACATCACCGTGAGCAACCGCGGCACGCTCGTCGTCTGCGAGGACGACGACGAGGACAACTACGTCCGGGGTCTCAGCCCGCGCGGTCAGCTGTGGGACATCGCCCTCAACCGGGTCGAGAGCTCGCGCACCGGGTTGCCGCGCTACGACGACGAGTTCGCCGGGTCGACGTTCAGCCCGGACGGTCAGACGTTGTTCGTCAACATCCAGGCGAGTGCGGGGATGAGCTTCGCGATCTGGGGTCCGTGGAAGTCGATCGGCGTCTGA